The following proteins are encoded in a genomic region of Sulfurovum indicum:
- the nhaA gene encoding Na+/H+ antiporter NhaA, which yields MAQALKDFIKKESSAGILLIIVTVLALFLQNSFLSEFYTKFLHTHVEIRFGDLQIAKPLLLWVNDGLMAIFFFLIGLEVKREVMEGHLSSVKQVVLPGIAAVGGMVVPALVFILFNKGDAFAMNGWAIPTATDIAFALGILSLLGNRVPVSLKIFLMALAIIDDLGAIVIIALFYTVELSTVSITIAAVSLAVLFIMNRMNVAVKSAYIVVGIILWVSVLKSGVHATLAGVALAFMIPMHSKDKKGNRISIAKEMEHDLHYWVAFAILPLFAFVNAGVDLGGISLEEMAGSVPLGIMLGLFIGKQVGVFGFSWLAVKTGIASLPKESNWVLLYGVSVLTGIGFTMSLFVNSLAYNDTQLYHYADKLAILLGSFLSAIAGYLILRIKTGK from the coding sequence TTGGCACAAGCTCTAAAAGATTTTATAAAAAAAGAATCCTCAGCAGGAATCCTGCTGATCATTGTCACTGTTTTGGCACTTTTCCTGCAAAACAGTTTTCTTTCTGAATTTTATACGAAATTTCTGCATACGCATGTCGAGATACGTTTTGGAGATCTGCAGATAGCAAAACCTCTTCTTTTATGGGTCAATGACGGACTTATGGCAATCTTTTTCTTTCTTATAGGTCTGGAGGTCAAAAGAGAGGTCATGGAGGGGCACCTCTCTTCGGTGAAGCAGGTTGTTCTTCCCGGGATCGCTGCTGTCGGAGGTATGGTTGTACCAGCTTTGGTATTCATACTCTTTAACAAGGGTGATGCGTTTGCCATGAACGGATGGGCGATACCTACTGCAACGGATATAGCATTTGCACTGGGTATTTTGTCTTTGCTGGGAAACAGGGTACCTGTCTCTTTAAAAATATTTCTAATGGCCCTGGCTATTATTGATGACCTGGGAGCGATAGTGATTATTGCGCTCTTTTATACAGTAGAACTCTCTACAGTCTCTATTACCATTGCGGCTGTGTCTCTTGCCGTACTCTTCATTATGAACCGTATGAATGTTGCCGTAAAATCCGCCTACATAGTTGTAGGGATCATTCTATGGGTATCCGTACTTAAATCCGGAGTACATGCAACACTCGCCGGGGTTGCGCTTGCCTTTATGATACCTATGCATTCCAAAGATAAGAAAGGGAACAGGATTTCAATAGCAAAAGAGATGGAGCATGACCTGCACTACTGGGTCGCCTTTGCTATTCTCCCTCTTTTTGCTTTTGTCAATGCCGGGGTTGATCTTGGTGGTATTTCACTAGAAGAGATGGCCGGTTCTGTACCATTGGGGATTATGCTTGGGCTCTTTATCGGTAAACAGGTTGGTGTATTTGGTTTTTCATGGCTGGCTGTAAAAACAGGTATAGCTTCTTTGCCAAAAGAGAGTAACTGGGTTCTGCTTTACGGAGTGAGTGTCTTAACAGGGATCGGGTTCACCATGAGTCTCTTTGTCAATTCACTTGCCTATAATGATACACAGCTCTATCATTATGCTGATAAACTGGCAATTCTTCTTGGATCGTTCCTCTCTGCAATTGCCGGGTACCTTATTTTACGGATCAAAACAGGGAAGTAG
- a CDS encoding ion transporter, with amino-acid sequence MYDAIKHLVESRKFQNFIIGIIILNGITMGLETSKSFSANYYTFFEIFNIAVVAIFTIEIILRIYVYKMSFFKDAWSLFDFTIVAISLVPTTGGFEIFRILRVLRLFRLITVVPQMRKIISALLGVIPGIASIAGLLTLFFYIFAIMSTQLFGEKFPEWFGTLGESFYTLFQIMTLESWSMGIVRPVMEVYPLSWMFFIPFIFLATFIIVNLIIAIVVDAMNEMNDTEEEHIIEEFHASEETAKQEIRKLRNEIKELKELMLSRK; translated from the coding sequence ATGTATGACGCAATAAAACATCTCGTAGAAAGCCGCAAGTTCCAAAATTTTATCATAGGTATTATCATTCTCAATGGTATTACAATGGGCCTGGAGACATCAAAAAGTTTTTCTGCGAACTACTATACTTTTTTTGAAATATTCAATATAGCCGTTGTCGCAATATTTACTATAGAAATCATATTGAGAATCTATGTGTATAAAATGTCATTTTTCAAAGATGCCTGGTCCCTTTTTGATTTTACGATAGTCGCAATCTCTCTGGTTCCTACCACTGGCGGATTTGAAATATTTAGAATTTTAAGAGTCCTTAGACTCTTTAGGCTTATTACCGTTGTACCTCAAATGCGAAAGATCATTTCTGCTTTGTTGGGGGTGATACCGGGTATTGCATCCATTGCCGGACTGCTTACTCTCTTTTTCTACATCTTTGCCATTATGTCAACCCAACTGTTCGGAGAAAAATTTCCCGAGTGGTTTGGAACACTGGGTGAGTCCTTTTATACACTCTTCCAGATCATGACGCTTGAATCGTGGTCTATGGGAATAGTACGTCCTGTCATGGAGGTCTATCCACTCTCCTGGATGTTCTTTATACCGTTTATTTTTCTTGCTACTTTTATTATCGTCAATCTCATTATCGCTATTGTTGTAGATGCGATGAACGAAATGAATGATACTGAAGAAGAACATATTATAGAAGAGTTCCACGCAAGTGAAGAGACGGCAAAACAGGAAATTAGAAAATTACGAAATGAGATCAAAGAACTGAAAGAGCTGATGCTCTCCAGAAAGTAA
- a CDS encoding slipin family protein gives MLPVIPMTILYVVVILIIIMAFAIRILREYQRGVIFTLGRFTGVKGPGLIILIPGIQKMVRVDLRTIVLDVPTQDVISHDNVSVHVNAVVYFRVVDPEKAIIQVEDFYDATSQLAQTTLRSVLGRHELDEMLSERKQLNFDIQEILDKQTDAWGIKIANVEIKHIDLDDSMVRAIAKQAEAERERRAKVINSKGELEASKNLLEAANILSQNPQGIQLRYLQTLSDISNDRTNTVVFPFPTNLKHFMQNMSKEE, from the coding sequence ATGTTACCTGTTATACCAATGACAATACTTTATGTTGTAGTAATACTGATCATTATCATGGCATTTGCCATACGTATTTTACGTGAATACCAACGCGGGGTGATCTTTACCCTTGGCCGCTTTACAGGAGTAAAAGGTCCGGGACTGATCATTTTGATCCCGGGTATCCAGAAAATGGTGCGTGTGGATCTGCGTACCATCGTTCTGGACGTCCCGACACAGGATGTCATTTCTCATGACAATGTTTCCGTACATGTGAATGCTGTCGTCTATTTTCGCGTTGTTGATCCTGAAAAAGCGATCATACAGGTAGAGGATTTTTATGATGCCACCAGCCAGCTTGCACAGACAACTCTGCGTTCCGTTCTGGGCCGGCATGAACTTGATGAAATGCTTTCAGAACGGAAACAACTGAATTTCGATATTCAGGAGATACTGGACAAGCAGACTGATGCCTGGGGGATCAAGATCGCCAATGTCGAGATCAAACATATAGATCTTGATGACAGTATGGTACGCGCCATTGCCAAACAGGCAGAAGCAGAACGGGAACGGCGCGCCAAAGTGATCAACTCCAAAGGAGAGCTTGAAGCAAGTAAAAATCTTCTTGAAGCAGCCAATATTTTAAGTCAGAACCCTCAGGGGATCCAGCTGCGTTACCTGCAGACACTGAGTGATATCTCCAACGATAGAACCAATACTGTTGTCTTCCCGTTTCCAACCAACCTGAAGCACTTTATGCAGAATATGTCAAAAGAAGAGTAG
- a CDS encoding NfeD family protein, producing MKRLLYLLFILSLPLFASASTIIKLEIKSTIGPASSNYLKEGIAAAIQQNANMILIELDTPGGLSSSMREMIQEITNSPFPVIVYVSPKGARAASAGTYLIYASHVAAMAPGTNLGAATPVSLTPSVKIADSNTTTVTTLEKKALNDAKAYIKSLAQLNERNVSWALEAVGEAKSLSAVDALRYGVIDLIAENTADLLNKLDGRSVTVSGKEITLSTKNTEIIYFEPDWKTRLLSIVTDPNIAYILLLIAIYGIFFEFMNPGEIFPGVIGVISGVIALYALNLIPFNYAGLLLIILGIAFMTAEVFITGFGILGIGGVIAFAFGSLLLFDAETLGSGISIPLVIAFSLVSLVFFIFVLRFLVRSRSAKVVTGKDELVGADAEVLLSTNDGYRVRCHGEIWNATSEKVLEIGQKVRVEGLSGLTLHVNPIKE from the coding sequence ATGAAACGTCTACTTTATTTGTTATTTATACTATCTCTCCCGCTTTTTGCCTCGGCATCCACAATCATCAAACTGGAGATAAAAAGCACAATCGGTCCTGCAAGCAGCAACTATCTCAAAGAGGGAATAGCAGCTGCAATACAGCAAAATGCCAATATGATACTGATCGAACTGGATACGCCGGGAGGCCTTTCTTCTTCTATGCGGGAGATGATACAGGAGATAACAAACAGTCCCTTTCCTGTTATTGTCTATGTCTCTCCAAAAGGTGCACGTGCCGCGAGTGCAGGGACCTATCTTATTTACGCTTCCCATGTGGCAGCTATGGCACCCGGAACAAATCTTGGTGCCGCAACACCGGTCAGTCTGACACCCTCGGTAAAGATAGCAGATTCAAATACGACTACCGTCACTACCCTTGAGAAAAAGGCACTCAACGATGCCAAGGCCTATATCAAAAGTCTGGCCCAGTTGAATGAGCGTAATGTCTCCTGGGCACTGGAGGCTGTAGGAGAAGCCAAAAGTCTCTCAGCAGTTGATGCTCTGCGCTACGGTGTTATCGACCTGATAGCCGAAAATACTGCAGATCTTCTGAATAAACTTGACGGCAGAAGCGTTACGGTCTCCGGAAAAGAGATCACGCTGAGTACAAAAAACACTGAAATAATCTACTTTGAGCCTGACTGGAAAACCCGTCTGCTCTCTATTGTTACCGATCCAAACATCGCCTATATACTTCTGCTCATAGCTATTTACGGTATCTTTTTCGAGTTTATGAATCCCGGAGAGATATTCCCCGGTGTGATCGGAGTAATCTCCGGTGTGATCGCTCTTTATGCCCTGAACTTGATCCCATTCAACTATGCGGGGCTACTCTTGATCATTTTGGGCATCGCCTTTATGACAGCAGAGGTTTTTATCACCGGATTCGGTATTTTGGGTATCGGCGGTGTGATCGCTTTTGCTTTTGGCTCACTGCTTCTGTTTGATGCAGAGACACTCGGCAGTGGGATCTCGATTCCCCTTGTCATTGCCTTTTCGCTGGTCAGTCTGGTTTTTTTTATCTTTGTTCTGCGTTTTCTTGTTCGCTCAAGGTCTGCAAAAGTAGTAACAGGTAAAGATGAGTTGGTCGGTGCCGATGCCGAAGTACTTCTATCTACAAACGATGGATACCGTGTCCGCTGTCATGGCGAGATATGGAATGCAACGTCTGAAAAGGTACTTGAAATCGGTCAAAAAGTACGTGTAGAAGGTCTGTCTGGACTCACTCTGCACGTCAATCCAATTAAGGAATAA